GGTAGTCTTCAGTCCAGCTCATAGGGTCGTCCTCGTTGAAGGGGACAGTGTTGTAGTCATAATGATCCCCCTCAATCTGATAGAACCGGAAGTGGGCTGCACTGGGTGGTGCCTCCTCACATGCCCGGAGGTCCTCAAAGGCATAGATGGGCCCATTGCTTTCCTCAGCTGAGTTGGGCCTTGGCTTGGCCATGCTGATCTGGAAAGCTGTCTTCTTAACTCGTGGGTCCTCATGATCTGTCCGACGGTATTTGAGCCTATTGAGATAGGGCTGAGGGACACCAATTGCATTTGGGTTGAATTTAGGGAAAGATTGCACTGCTTCCAGTTCTTCCCCAGCCAGGCTTGCCAAGACATAGGCGGAATAGGCATCAGGGGACTGGTCATCACAGAAGGCAGGCAGACAGGCCCCATTGGGGCCTGTGATGACACTGTCAAAGcggccccaggccctggggttGGACGAGAAGCCAGTTCTGGGCTCCAGGTTGATCACAGAGACCACAACCCCCTGGATCTGCTCACTGGGCAAGAACCTCTCACTCCGGTAGGCTCTAACCTTGATAAAGCACCTCCTGTTTTCTGGGACATCCAGATTAAAGAGCCTCCTTTCACGGATCTCCATGTTGCCCACCAGAAAggttctctcttcccttttgccTCGCCTTTGGCTTTCAAATTCAAAGTCACCTTCCTCCTCCCACAACCCTGTATCTGGGTTGAGTGACCAGAGTTTCATTGTGGGCACGTGCTCTGGCATCTTGACCTGGGTTGAGTCAAGGTGGACCTTCACTTTGCCAACATTAAGCGGCTCTGAGGTGGCCTCATCTCTGAAGTCCACAGAGAACATACCATATGTCCGAAGGGGGAAGGTGTCTCCTTCATCGTTGATGAAGTTCAGGTCACTCTGGGCAGCAGTGGCTGTGGAAATATTCCGGGGATCCAGGAAGGTCACACTGGCCTTTACTTTTCCTGTGTAGGGGTCCCCATTCTGCCTGTAGAAACTCTTGGAAGGGATCTCCAGTTCAGCCATAGGATCTTCTCCAGCCACCTCCCCCAGGGGGATAATGTTGGTGTCCGTGGCCTCCAGTGTGATGGGCTCTTTCTTCCGAAGCATCTTGATCTCATGGAACACTGCACTCCCCTTCTTGTTGAAGGGCAGCACTTTAGTGGTGTTGACAAACTTCTGCATCCTGTCCACAAATGTGAGCACCAAcctctctgtgtcctggggaACATGGAGGGTGAAGGTGCCCTTGTAGCCAGTCATGCTCACACGGTTACTTCCCATGTACACGTGGCCAAAGCGCATGGGTTCCCCGTTGTCAGCAGCACTGACGCGGCCACGCACGATGCTCCGGGTCTCTGTGCACCGCTGACAACTGCACCCCACGGCCACCTTGGTGGGTAGTGTGTACCCACTGCACTGgatctctttctcctctgttttggAGATGCCGCAGCAGTACTCCACAGCATCCCGGCACCTGATCCCGTTATCCTGCTGCCCTGCGCAGGTCTTAACCGGGCAATGGCCCACGTCATAGTAGAAGGAGTTGGTGGCGTTCTGGAAGCAGTCATGGGGCAGCCGGATAAGGTAGCTCTCAGGAGTTGGATTGCAAGGAGTCTCATCAGCGGCTATGGAGGGAAATGATGTGAATATTAAAAGTAAGTTCATGTCCTACACAGAGGGTATCCTTACCCTCACCTCTCTGTGGGGCTTTATGGTTTTCAAAGTGCTTGCACATCCATGATCCCAAATCTCACAGAACTCTTCTGAGGGAGATGGAGTGAacattattaatttcattttatacattttatatcattATAATCATGGTTCTCAATAGAAGGGTCTTGAAAGTTTGTGAGAGTGTTTTAAATTACCACTAAAATGAGGAGTtctggggagggaaaaaaaataaataaaaataaaaataaaataaaataaaatgaggagttCTGCTGGCACTGTGGTATGGTATTGGCTGACGTGTAGAAGACTAGATGTGTATGTTTATTACAGTGTCTAAAAATCATCACTTTCCAGGAGCATAGATAAAAGCAAATTGCTAGTGCATCAGAGTTACTTTTCAGTGCACCATGACATCACTAAAATGAATGCTATCATGTTACAGGTTTCAGGTTTGTAAAAACATAACCATAAATTATATTGATGTCATATGTGAGTTCAAGTATCTATAAAATATCACGTGTACCTCCAAATATTGGACTGCTGTTTGATGACTGGATATTGCTGCATAATTTTCTTCTATCGTCCCATATCCTTTTGcagagatttaaattttttttttaatttttatttatttatgatagtcacacagagagagagagaggcagagacaaaggcagagggagaagcaggctccatgccccgggagcccgacgtgggattcgatcccgggtctccaggatcgtgccctgggccaaaggcaggcgctaaaccgctgcgccactcagggatccccttttgcAGAGATTTAATGGAATTTGAAACATGCAAGCTGTCTAAATAAGATGCAGTCAAATAAGATTGgttgtgtttgaaaaaaaaaaaagtagtgggtGGAGTGGAGGATGGGCATTGCTGCTCTGTGTCCTGCGATGGTCTGGCACTATTCTGCATTAAGAATTTCTCTGCATGAAGTTGACATATCCCAGAAGACATTCATGTTGGTGGAAAACCTGTTTGAAATGATCAGAGCCTACTATTTTTTATGTGGCTTTAACCAtacactgaatttttttcataCATTGGATTTTTAAAGAGCACAATTACCATATAAATCCAGTGAAGATTGGACTTGGTTTAGCTTGGAATAATACTAAGAATTGCTCCTTGTTTCAGAAAAACCACATACCTGCACAACATTACCCAAGGAATGTGAACCACCAAAATAATAACCCCGTATCCGTCAGGATTTGTAGCTGTCACATTCACAGTGACTGGATTTAAGTGCAAGTGTCCAACCTCTTGGTTAGCCTTCTGATGTTGTTATGCCAAAAACATTTACACGTTGAAATACATACTGTTTTGAAttagagttattttatttttcctttatgttgtAGTTAGGGCCATGTGCACATGtatttggaaattatatataGCTCTTTTCTATCAAATTAACTTCAGAATGTTTAGGCAGTGTTAAAAATAACTGTTACAGGTGGAAGAACCAGGAATATGGATTGGGAACCACTCTACAGGGGGCTCCACATTTCCTCTGCAGCGGCCCCAGTGCCCCGTGTCCTATTTGCTCTGAGGTTCTTGGAGTCtgtgaaatatttcagaattctTCCAATAaactttcctctctccctcctttgtttaggccaatttttttttaattggagagaGACATAGAAAATGAGtaagaggaaggggcagagggagagggagaagcaaaccccccgctgagcagggagcccgatgtggggctagatcccaggactctgggatcatgacctgagccaaaggcagaggcccatccacctgagctacccaggtgcccctatgccaATTATTAAGATATCCTTCTTCCCTGCCCACTTTGCAGGTACAGGTTCCTGATTGATCTTGGCCTTGAGTCTCTCCTCCTCCAGATTACTTCTTAAAGCCAACTCTAATCGTAAACCTTAGCTCATGTTGGCCTCTCGATCTAGAATGCCTCACTTCCATATACACAGTCCCTGGCTGGTATTCAAGAGGAGGGGTTTTCAACACTGGCTGCAAATTAGAATCCACTGGGAGAGATTTTAATCTGTGCATACCTAGACCGTATCCCAAACCCATGACATCAGACTCTCTGGAGGTAGGACCCagtcatcagtattttttaaaattcatcaggtgtgggacgcctgggtggctcagcggtttagagcctgccttcggcccagagcatgatcctggagtcccgggatcaagtcctacatcgggctccgtgcgtggagcctgcttccccctctgcctgtgtctctgcctctctctctctctctctctctctgtctctcatgaacaaataaataagaaatcttaaaaaaaaaaaaaattcag
This region of Canis lupus baileyi chromosome 32, mCanLup2.hap1, whole genome shotgun sequence genomic DNA includes:
- the CILP gene encoding cartilage intermediate layer protein 1 isoform X3, which encodes MFPRGPGGKMVGTKAWLFFFLVLEVTSVLGSLRRDTERIWSPWSPWSKCSAACGHTGVQTRTRTCLAETVSLCNEASEEGRLCMDQACTACDLTCPMGQVNADCDACMCQDFMLHGAVSLPGGAPASGATVYLLTKTPKPLTKTDSSGRFRVPGLCPDGKSILKITKAKFAPIMLTMPKTGLKAATVNAEFMRAETPYIVMNPETKARRAGQSVSLCCKATGKPGPDKYFWYHNGTLLDPSLYKHESKLVLRNLQQDQAGEYFCKAQSDAGAVKSQVAQLTVIAADETPCNPTPESYLIRLPHDCFQNATNSFYYDVGHCPVKTCAGQQDNGIRCRDAVEYCCGISKTEEKEIQCSGYTLPTKVAVGCSCQRCTETRSIVRGRVSAADNGEPMRFGHVYMGSNRVSMTGYKGTFTLHVPQDTERLVLTFVDRMQKFVNTTKVLPFNKKGSAVFHEIKMLRKKEPITLEATDTNIIPLGEVAGEDPMAELEIPSKSFYRQNGDPYTGKVKASVTFLDPRNISTATAAQSDLNFINDEGDTFPLRTYGMFSVDFRDEATSEPLNVGKVKVHLDSTQVKMPEHVPTMKLWSLNPDTGLWEEEGDFEFESQRRGKREERTFLVGNMEIRERRLFNLDVPENRRCFIKVRAYRSERFLPSEQIQGVVVSVINLEPRTGFSSNPRAWGRFDSVITGPNGACLPAFCDDQSPDAYSAYVLASLAGEELEAVQSFPKFNPNAIGVPQPYLNRLKYRRTDHEDPRVKKTAFQISMAKPRPNSAEESNGPIYAFEDLRACEEAPPSAAHFRFYQIEGDHYDYNTVPFNEDDPMSWTEDYLAWWPKPMEFRACYIKVKIVGPVEVNVRSRNMGGTHRRTVGKLYGIRDVKSTRDRDQPNVSSACLEFKCSGMLYDQDRVDRTLVKVIPQGSCHRASVNSMLHEYLVNHLPLAVNNDTSEYTMLAPLDPLGHNYGIYTVTDQDPRTAKEIALGRCFDGTSDGSSRVMKSNVGVALTFNCVERQVGRQSAFQYLQSPPSRPPATSTVRGRVSSRRQQRASRGGQRG